The bacterium genome includes a window with the following:
- a CDS encoding YajQ family cyclic di-GMP-binding protein, giving the protein MSKESSFDIVSQVDMPAMTDAIHQANKEIENRFDLKGTGCELTLEKETISVKAPDELKLKNVVDILENRMIKRNIPLKGLEHGKVEAGLGGTVKQTLTIRQGIDKDRAKKITNLIKEKKLKVQAQIQDDQIRVTGKSKDDLQTVIAALKGVDLDIELQFVNYR; this is encoded by the coding sequence ATGTCCAAAGAATCCTCGTTCGACATCGTCTCGCAGGTCGATATGCCCGCGATGACCGATGCCATCCATCAAGCCAACAAGGAGATCGAGAACCGCTTCGACCTCAAGGGCACCGGCTGCGAGCTGACCCTCGAGAAGGAGACCATCTCGGTCAAGGCGCCCGACGAGCTCAAGCTCAAGAACGTCGTCGACATCCTCGAGAACCGCATGATCAAGCGGAACATCCCCCTCAAGGGCCTGGAGCACGGCAAGGTCGAGGCGGGACTCGGCGGCACGGTCAAGCAGACGCTGACCATCCGTCAGGGTATCGACAAGGACCGCGCCAAGAAAATCACCAACCTGATCAAGGAGAAGAAGCTCAAGGTCCAGGCGCAGATCCAGGACGACCAGATCCGCGTCACCGGCAAGAGCAAGGACGACCTCCAGACGGTGATCGCCGCCCTCAAGGGCGTCGACCTCGACATCGAGCTGCAGTTCGTCAACTATCGCTAG
- a CDS encoding 23S rRNA (pseudouridine(1915)-N(3))-methyltransferase RlmH: protein MKWSVVAVGRVKESWYREAIAEYHGRLQRYRPVSLVEVSEERLIQGREAQVMRKEAERLEAACPPGIRIALTERGARVTTQQLADKLAAFEGQGVPHLSFVLGGPQGLDADFVKSCQWELSLSPLTFPYQLARLVLVEQLYRCETLRRGEPYHKA from the coding sequence TTGAAGTGGTCGGTCGTCGCCGTCGGGCGGGTCAAGGAGAGCTGGTACCGCGAGGCGATCGCTGAGTACCACGGCAGGCTCCAGCGCTATCGCCCCGTCTCGCTGGTCGAGGTGAGCGAAGAGCGCCTGATCCAGGGACGCGAGGCGCAAGTGATGCGCAAGGAGGCCGAGCGCCTCGAAGCGGCCTGCCCTCCCGGCATCCGCATCGCGCTAACCGAGCGCGGCGCGCGGGTCACGACCCAGCAACTCGCAGACAAGCTCGCAGCCTTCGAAGGCCAGGGCGTCCCGCACCTCTCGTTCGTGCTGGGGGGCCCGCAGGGGCTCGACGCCGACTTCGTCAAATCCTGCCAGTGGGAGCTCTCGCTCTCTCCGTTGACTTTCCCCTACCAGCTCGCGCGCCTGGTCCTGGTCGAGCAGCTCTACCGCTGCGAGACCCTCAGGCGCGGCGAGCCTTACCACAAGGCGTAG
- a CDS encoding DUF1934 domain-containing protein — MKHPVSIRVESVQLDAEGNEARTENQYEGTWYQQETSDYVIYQDEGVQTTLRWDANEWRLFRRGPELEGFQLFRLDKPTETELRVQTSTLPLKTTTHRMQVAPLPQGRELVLDYTLESGPELIGNFTLIIQLKTHEDETHG, encoded by the coding sequence ATGAAGCATCCCGTCTCGATCCGCGTCGAGAGCGTCCAGCTCGACGCCGAGGGCAACGAGGCCCGGACCGAAAACCAGTACGAGGGCACCTGGTACCAGCAGGAGACCTCGGACTACGTCATCTATCAGGACGAGGGGGTCCAGACCACCCTGCGCTGGGATGCGAACGAGTGGCGCCTGTTCCGCCGCGGCCCTGAGCTCGAGGGCTTCCAGCTCTTTCGGCTCGACAAACCGACCGAGACCGAGCTGCGGGTGCAGACGAGCACCCTGCCGCTCAAGACCACGACCCACCGCATGCAGGTGGCCCCTTTGCCCCAGGGCCGCGAGCTGGTGCTCGACTACACCCTGGAATCCGGCCCCGAGCTCATCGGGAACTTCACGCTGATCATCCAACTGAAAACGCACGAGGACGAAACCCATGGCTAA